The Leptolyngbya sp. CCY15150 sequence GGTAGGGATAGTAGGCGATCGCCACCTGTTGTCCCCAGCGCCCCCACCCTGCCGCCGCCGTCAGGGCCAAGAGATGACCCTGGGCTAGACTGGCCAAGGCCGTAGTCTTGAGCAGCAAGATGGCGATCGCCACCATGACCGCAAAGGCTCCCGACGCACTATCGGCCATCACGGACAAACGGCGATCGGGAGCGACGGCTAAGCCATCAGCAGTGTCCATGGCTCCATCCAGATGTAGCCCGCCGGTGATCCACAGCCAGACGCAAACCACCAGGCTACTGCGGAGTAGATCCGGCAGCCAGATCGCCAGCAGGCTATCCCCTAGACCTAGCCCCACCCCCAGCAGGACACCCACCACCGGGGCCCAACAGGACACCCGGTCAAACGCCAGGGTTGTGCCCGGTGTTAACGGTAGCTGGGTATAAAACAGCAGAGCGGCCAGCAGTTGCCGGGGAAACGAGGCGATCGCCGCTGGGATCGCCTTCCATGCCCCCCCGTTGAGAGGATCAAACGCCATATATCGTGTTTTTCGCGGATCGGGATGAGGGCAAGCCGTAATACGGAGTAGACAACCATCATACCCAGTTCTTCTAATCATGACGGTCTGTCGCCGTTTTAGGGCACAGAGGTTGGGGTTGTCTCGACGGTTGACGTTAGCTAAACGGTTGACTTCAGCCAAACAGCGGAGGGCTAATCGTTCCGATGGACTTAATAATGGAAAGGATAGACGTCAGCCCTATCAGGCTTACCATTCCATTTAGGTGCAGAGAT is a genomic window containing:
- the cobS gene encoding adenosylcobinamide-GDP ribazoletransferase, translating into MAFDPLNGGAWKAIPAAIASFPRQLLAALLFYTQLPLTPGTTLAFDRVSCWAPVVGVLLGVGLGLGDSLLAIWLPDLLRSSLVVCVWLWITGGLHLDGAMDTADGLAVAPDRRLSVMADSASGAFAVMVAIAILLLKTTALASLAQGHLLALTAAAGWGRWGQQVAIAYYPYLKATGKGALHQAALRSGWDLLPGLLLMVGVCALPLGTGGSAWPLALLALTGGAIAPLVAYGFGRQLGGHTGDSYGAVVEWTETLILLVFAAGYPS